One window from the genome of Crateriforma spongiae encodes:
- a CDS encoding 3-keto-disaccharide hydrolase → MQLPKFRSAKFFTLFVGLMATCFSPACQADEDTQDDAPEHMIVVSPSDPGWTPLGEADFVRVNGDDQTLTWDGPVAYGSGTPIGVTRSRKTYKNFELLIEWRHERPAGNSGVFAWVPASALEDLPPGKLPDGGIEIQMLDHDYTRQWHQRTGGGKTPFFSTHGDVFAVGKSTMKPFPPLSPNGSRSFPSKERSLGAGQWNRYYVRGVNGTIRLWVNGEEVSGGSDCQPSEGYLCLESEGSPITFRNLFIRQLP, encoded by the coding sequence ATGCAACTTCCCAAGTTTCGATCCGCCAAGTTTTTCACACTGTTTGTCGGACTAATGGCCACATGCTTTTCGCCTGCTTGCCAAGCCGACGAAGACACACAGGACGATGCACCGGAGCACATGATCGTCGTGTCCCCCAGCGATCCGGGATGGACGCCGCTTGGCGAAGCCGACTTTGTGCGTGTCAATGGCGATGACCAGACGCTGACCTGGGACGGCCCGGTGGCTTACGGATCGGGAACGCCGATCGGAGTCACACGCAGCCGCAAAACCTACAAGAACTTTGAACTGCTGATCGAATGGCGGCACGAACGCCCGGCCGGCAACAGCGGTGTGTTCGCGTGGGTTCCCGCGTCGGCTTTGGAAGACTTGCCGCCCGGCAAACTGCCCGACGGCGGGATCGAAATCCAAATGCTGGACCACGATTACACACGCCAGTGGCACCAGCGAACCGGCGGCGGCAAGACGCCATTCTTTTCGACCCACGGCGACGTATTCGCGGTCGGCAAGTCGACCATGAAGCCCTTCCCGCCGCTGTCACCCAACGGCAGTCGTTCGTTTCCTTCAAAGGAACGATCTTTGGGCGCCGGCCAGTGGAATCGTTACTACGTCCGAGGCGTCAATGGCACGATCCGTTTGTGGGTCAACGGCGAAGAAGTGTCCGGCGGTTCGGATTGCCAGCCCAGCGAAGGCTACCTGTGCTTAGAAAGCGAAGGCAGCCCGATCACTTTCCGCAATCTGTTCATCCGCCAATTGCCGTAG
- a CDS encoding Gfo/Idh/MocA family oxidoreductase, with the protein MCAGIADVDVVGSVDHRHTKQVIDSLNAGKDGVCEKPVTLTIREGQQIEEALENDPLPEHAFDDLYVDSDAATLGGVGEGGYHMKNITQIDVECFHAINESPQPKRYEITVWT; encoded by the coding sequence GTGTGTGCCGGGATTGCGGATGTCGACGTGGTCGGTTCGGTTGACCACCGGCACACCAAGCAGGTGATCGATTCGCTCAACGCCGGCAAGGACGGGGTTTGCGAAAAGCCTGTGACGCTGACCATCCGCGAAGGTCAACAGATCGAAGAAGCTTTGGAAAACGATCCGTTGCCCGAACATGCGTTTGATGATTTGTACGTCGATTCGGATGCGGCAACGTTGGGTGGCGTCGGCGAAGGCGGCTATCACATGAAGAACATCACGCAAATCGATGTTGAATGTTTTCATGCGATCAACGAAAGTCCGCAGCCGAAGAGATACGAGATCACGGTTTGGACGTGA